In Zunongwangia profunda SM-A87, the following proteins share a genomic window:
- a CDS encoding gluconate 2-dehydrogenase subunit 3 family protein, whose translation MDRRESLKKMFIGGVASSVMLSSCVQEKEKPIEKGDIIEEAPGYGRTPAEASRDEALRSGKFFNDEEMATITVLSDIIIPEDEDSVSASVTGVPAFIEFMVKDIPALQLPLRGGLMWLNRESHKRFDKGFTDISEAQQIEIIDTIAYPEDHFKNSPGPVFFEEFKKLVITGFFTSKEGIDYLDYQGNRPNVWDGIPEEVLQKHGMQYDEKLLKVAMDPNTRHEVMNWDNYLL comes from the coding sequence ATGGATAGAAGAGAATCGCTAAAAAAAATGTTCATTGGTGGAGTAGCTTCCAGTGTTATGCTTAGTAGCTGTGTCCAGGAAAAAGAAAAACCCATTGAAAAAGGAGATATCATCGAAGAAGCTCCGGGTTATGGCCGTACACCTGCTGAAGCTTCCAGAGATGAAGCGCTAAGAAGCGGAAAATTCTTTAATGATGAAGAAATGGCAACGATTACCGTTCTTTCTGATATTATCATTCCTGAAGATGAAGATTCGGTAAGTGCATCGGTAACCGGTGTACCTGCATTTATAGAATTTATGGTGAAGGATATCCCCGCCTTACAACTTCCCTTAAGAGGTGGTTTAATGTGGCTAAACCGGGAGAGTCATAAAAGATTTGATAAAGGGTTTACCGACATTTCTGAAGCGCAGCAAATAGAAATTATCGATACTATTGCTTATCCAGAAGACCACTTTAAAAATTCCCCGGGTCCTGTGTTTTTTGAAGAATTTAAAAAGTTAGTGATTACAGGATTCTTCACCAGCAAAGAAGGTATCGATTATCTGGATTACCAGGGAAACCGGCCAAATGTATGGGACGGAATCCCCGAAGAAGTACTACAAAAACACGGAATGCAATACGATGAGAAACTTCTAAAAGTTGCTATGGATCCCAACACGCGCCATGAGGTAATGAACTGGGATAACTATCTGCTTTAA
- a CDS encoding carbohydrate kinase family protein encodes MITKKIKAVCFGEILYDVFPAKERIGGAPLNVASRLSSMGIETEMISKVGVDEKGDELLSYLNSRHIETGNILQDEKHNTGIVNVSLSANGSATYKIEYPSAWDKIELKDEMSESVLNADVFIFGSLVCRDEISRNTLFELIEKAKFRVLDFNLRPPHYSKELLMSLIGHAEFIKFNDDELFEIAALLGSKYNSLEQNLHFIAGKSNATSICVTKGRHGAVFLHNKKLYYNSGYKVQVKDTVGAGDSFLATLIAKLLQGKEPQQALDQACAMGALVAGQEGANPVITGEMLQSFINLC; translated from the coding sequence ATGATAACAAAAAAAATAAAAGCAGTGTGTTTTGGAGAAATCCTTTATGATGTTTTTCCTGCGAAAGAAAGAATAGGTGGCGCACCATTAAACGTAGCGAGCAGACTAAGCAGTATGGGGATAGAGACAGAGATGATTAGTAAGGTTGGTGTGGATGAAAAAGGAGATGAATTGCTTAGCTATCTTAACTCAAGACATATAGAAACCGGGAATATTTTACAAGATGAAAAGCATAATACCGGGATTGTAAATGTTAGCCTTTCTGCCAATGGATCTGCTACTTATAAAATTGAATATCCTTCAGCATGGGATAAGATCGAGCTTAAAGATGAAATGTCTGAATCTGTCTTAAATGCAGATGTTTTTATATTCGGAAGTTTAGTTTGCCGTGATGAGATAAGTAGAAATACTTTGTTCGAGCTGATTGAGAAAGCTAAGTTTCGTGTGCTGGATTTTAACCTGAGACCTCCACATTATTCAAAGGAATTATTGATGTCATTGATAGGACATGCAGAGTTTATAAAGTTCAATGATGATGAGCTTTTTGAAATTGCAGCTTTGCTAGGCTCTAAGTATAATTCCCTGGAACAGAATCTTCATTTTATTGCAGGAAAATCTAATGCAACATCAATATGCGTGACTAAAGGTAGACACGGTGCCGTGTTTCTGCATAATAAAAAGCTCTATTATAATTCTGGTTACAAGGTACAGGTAAAAGATACCGTTGGGGCAGGAGATTCATTTCTTGCAACATTAATTGCCAAGCTGTTGCAGGGAAAAGAACCGCAACAGGCACTCGATCAGGCTTGTGCAATGGGCGCGCTGGTAGCCGGGCAAGAGGGGGCCAATCCAGTTATTACAGGGGAAATGCTTCAATCATTTATTAATCTATGCTGA
- a CDS encoding RagB/SusD family nutrient uptake outer membrane protein, giving the protein MKNIKYIITGLLLSGFLISCSEDFLEYEPEGVLSNENVATAENAESLVIAAYAGIANDDMIGPLTHMWVYGSVRSDDSYKGGGGRSDVGEVDRYEQYYLTVPDQGELMAPRTWTNYYKAISRINFALSVINDIPEAEYEVKTTRQGELRFLRAHCHFMLKRIFKKIPYITEDLTKDEIADTGNDLPNNELWNMIADDFLFAYNNLLEEQDEVGRADRSAAAAYLAKTKLYQAYEQDENNQVVSINSSLLQEVINYTDEVIGSLEPDYANNFLVDYENGPESIWAAQFSINDGTRVGRVSFVTGLNSPHGTGLYGCCGFHLASQNMVNSFRTDANGLPLLDSFNQSDILNNVQADGTVAVSSGLTVDTRLDHTVGIPGRPFKYRNTVSEQGDMIYKFSWARDPGVYGFFGNMKEQQAPDCSCYIKEGPFVGTSRNVIFIRYADVLLFKAEALIQLDRYTEALPLINKVRERAAASIQKPIAAGASDIYNVGLYTSFPNKEFAWKALKFERRLEFGMEGPRFFDLVRWGEAEETLNAYLDEEKTKRDFLANAVFTAGRDEYYPIPQREIDFTGGLYVQNAGY; this is encoded by the coding sequence ATGAAAAATATAAAATATATCATAACAGGATTGTTGCTTTCTGGTTTTTTAATATCCTGCTCAGAAGATTTTTTAGAATATGAACCAGAAGGAGTGCTTTCCAACGAAAATGTAGCAACAGCTGAAAATGCTGAATCTCTTGTGATTGCTGCTTATGCAGGAATTGCCAATGATGATATGATAGGTCCTTTAACCCACATGTGGGTGTATGGGAGTGTTCGCTCTGATGATTCCTATAAAGGAGGAGGAGGCCGAAGTGATGTTGGCGAGGTTGATAGATATGAACAATATTATCTAACGGTTCCAGATCAGGGAGAATTGATGGCACCAAGAACATGGACCAATTATTACAAAGCGATCTCCAGAATAAATTTTGCGTTAAGCGTAATAAATGATATTCCTGAAGCCGAGTACGAAGTAAAAACGACCCGACAGGGAGAGTTGAGGTTTTTGCGTGCTCATTGCCATTTCATGCTGAAAAGAATATTCAAAAAGATTCCTTATATCACTGAAGATCTTACCAAAGATGAAATTGCCGATACAGGAAATGATCTGCCAAATAATGAATTATGGAATATGATCGCTGACGATTTTCTTTTTGCCTATAATAATTTGCTGGAGGAGCAGGATGAAGTTGGGCGTGCAGACAGGAGTGCCGCTGCTGCCTATCTGGCTAAAACTAAGTTATACCAGGCTTATGAGCAGGACGAAAACAATCAGGTAGTTAGCATAAATAGTTCTTTGCTTCAGGAAGTTATAAACTATACAGATGAGGTTATTGGTAGTCTTGAGCCCGATTACGCGAATAATTTTCTTGTGGATTATGAAAATGGCCCAGAATCTATATGGGCAGCACAATTCTCTATTAATGATGGTACCAGAGTTGGAAGGGTAAGCTTCGTTACAGGTTTAAATTCTCCTCATGGCACCGGACTTTATGGATGTTGCGGCTTTCATCTCGCCAGTCAGAATATGGTAAATTCATTTAGAACAGATGCAAATGGCCTGCCTTTATTAGATTCCTTCAATCAATCAGATATACTAAACAATGTTCAGGCAGACGGAACTGTAGCCGTATCTTCAGGCTTAACCGTAGATACTAGATTGGATCATACGGTAGGAATACCAGGGCGCCCTTTTAAATATCGAAATACCGTGAGTGAACAGGGGGATATGATCTATAAGTTTAGTTGGGCACGAGATCCGGGAGTTTATGGTTTCTTTGGAAATATGAAGGAACAGCAAGCGCCAGACTGTTCCTGCTATATAAAAGAAGGTCCTTTTGTTGGAACTTCAAGAAACGTAATATTTATTAGATATGCAGATGTACTTTTATTTAAAGCGGAAGCCCTTATTCAGTTAGATCGATATACTGAAGCATTGCCTTTGATAAATAAAGTTAGAGAACGAGCCGCTGCGAGTATACAAAAACCGATTGCTGCCGGAGCTTCAGATATCTACAATGTAGGATTATATACCTCTTTCCCGAATAAAGAATTTGCCTGGAAAGCACTAAAATTTGAGAGAAGGCTGGAATTTGGAATGGAAGGGCCACGATTTTTTGATTTGGTTAGATGGGGCGAAGCCGAAGAAACGCTGAATGCTTACCTGGATGAAGAAAAGACTAAAAGAGACTTTTTAGCCAACGCAGTATTTACAGCAGGGAGAGATGAATATTATCCAATCCCACAACGTGAAATTGATTTTACAGGCGGACTTTACGTTCAGAACGCTGGATATTAA
- a CDS encoding SusC/RagA family TonB-linked outer membrane protein, with protein MKLNSILFFMFLLSLNFLSAQGIEVSGTVTTAEEGMLLPGASVFVKGTSNGTSTDFDGNYILKNVPEDGILVFTFVGYSETEIPVNGNTKIDVALKADSALLDEVVLTGYSRERKVDVTGAITVVQTGPIEGQSRSSGNTMQALQGRVPGLFVEKSGDPTGASSRVLIRGITTLGNNDPLYVIDGVPTQRQEIFSSINPDAIESIQVLKDASASSLYGARAGNGVIVVTTKNKAGRAEKVSVSFNSNFSVQSEKQQRYDMLNSVQRGQVLWRASVNDGADPASGYGEIYNFDWNNDFQNPVLNSVTVRPFVGGDETVPAGDTDWQEATYETGYVYNNELTVAASSEKSSFLVNLGHLKNTGILKYTNYDRLTARINASANLFDDKVRVGVNTQFSTSDETLASPDVGSAPTPGLAVSLAPTIPVYDSNGDFAGPIGAGYSDRNNPVLIQYLNRWDNTEKNNFFGNIYVEADLLENLSFRSSLGVDFNDFKRKDIEPRVNNGFITRTNNSLTFDTNKYTSVVFTNTLNYELELGDHNFGVLLGVESVKNDFDSVLARAEGFAVEEESYFVLDAGTGARTANGSSSGNRLLSQFGKINYSFSNRYLASVTVRRDGSSRFGKNNRYGVFPAVTAGWRISNEDFFNEIETITNLKLRAGYGEVGNQSIGDLARFGLYEARYGSTLSQYASGFFEQYYNIGTAYDINGNNTGNLPSGFVSVQAENPDLKWETTKEWNFGVDFGLFDNKLSGSFDYFTRETVDILTTPPIPSVLGEGQQRVLNGATTKTRGWEFALAYSTTFENELTFSVSTNFSSFRDEITFLPEEVRAGFPGTAQNSILGHSQFSIFGYKSDGLFQSQEDIDSSPEQVGARPGGIKFKDLNGDNVIDTDDRDFIGTTLPDLEYGIRINLGYKNWDFSVFGSGVTGRIGQDPYISWNNFVQGRENAGMGVLDAWTPNNTNTDIPSLSLAFNDLRTSDYLFRKNSYFKIRNAQLGYSLSDTLIEKIGVLESFRIYLQGENLLWFTPNDYIGSDPERTDVNRIPVPTVFSVGLNMNF; from the coding sequence ATGAAATTAAATTCGATTTTATTTTTTATGTTCCTACTCTCGCTGAATTTTCTTTCGGCACAGGGGATTGAAGTATCAGGAACAGTAACCACAGCAGAGGAAGGAATGCTTCTTCCCGGTGCATCTGTATTTGTAAAAGGAACAAGTAATGGAACATCTACCGATTTTGATGGGAATTACATCTTAAAAAATGTTCCTGAAGATGGCATTTTGGTCTTCACATTTGTTGGATACAGCGAAACTGAAATACCCGTAAATGGTAATACAAAAATAGATGTAGCCTTAAAGGCAGATTCTGCCTTACTGGATGAAGTTGTATTAACAGGATACTCCAGGGAAAGAAAGGTAGATGTAACCGGAGCCATAACGGTTGTTCAAACAGGTCCTATAGAAGGACAAAGTAGAAGTTCAGGAAATACTATGCAGGCGCTACAGGGAAGGGTTCCTGGCCTTTTTGTGGAAAAATCTGGAGATCCTACGGGAGCAAGTAGCAGGGTGCTTATTAGAGGTATAACCACTTTAGGGAACAATGATCCACTTTATGTAATAGATGGAGTCCCTACACAGCGGCAGGAAATTTTTTCTTCTATAAATCCAGATGCTATTGAATCTATCCAGGTACTTAAGGATGCTTCTGCCTCTTCCCTTTACGGAGCAAGGGCCGGGAATGGTGTAATTGTGGTGACTACCAAGAATAAGGCCGGGCGTGCAGAAAAAGTAAGTGTAAGCTTCAATTCAAATTTTTCTGTACAATCTGAAAAACAACAGCGTTATGATATGCTTAACTCGGTTCAACGAGGACAGGTTTTATGGAGGGCTTCTGTAAATGATGGTGCCGATCCTGCATCAGGCTATGGTGAGATCTATAATTTCGACTGGAATAATGATTTCCAAAATCCTGTACTAAATAGCGTTACCGTAAGACCTTTTGTGGGTGGAGATGAGACGGTTCCGGCGGGAGATACAGACTGGCAGGAAGCAACTTACGAAACAGGATATGTTTATAATAATGAGCTAACTGTTGCTGCTAGTTCCGAAAAATCGTCATTTCTGGTAAATCTTGGACACCTTAAAAATACTGGGATTCTTAAATACACCAATTATGATCGTTTAACGGCCAGGATCAATGCAAGTGCAAATCTCTTTGATGATAAGGTACGTGTTGGTGTAAATACACAATTCTCAACTTCAGATGAAACACTGGCATCTCCAGATGTGGGAAGTGCACCAACTCCCGGTTTAGCGGTATCTCTGGCACCAACAATACCCGTATATGATAGTAATGGGGATTTTGCAGGACCCATTGGAGCAGGATATTCAGATAGGAACAACCCTGTATTGATACAATATTTAAATAGATGGGATAATACAGAGAAAAATAATTTCTTTGGAAACATTTATGTAGAAGCCGATCTTTTAGAAAATCTAAGCTTTAGATCTAGTTTGGGGGTAGACTTTAATGATTTTAAAAGAAAAGATATAGAACCACGCGTAAATAACGGCTTTATTACCAGAACGAATAACAGCCTGACTTTTGATACCAATAAATACACCAGTGTGGTGTTTACAAATACGCTAAATTATGAACTGGAACTAGGAGATCATAACTTTGGGGTACTTCTGGGAGTGGAGTCTGTTAAAAATGATTTTGACAGTGTTCTTGCAAGAGCTGAAGGTTTTGCCGTAGAAGAAGAATCTTATTTTGTATTGGATGCCGGGACAGGCGCAAGAACGGCTAACGGAAGCTCTTCTGGTAACCGATTACTGTCTCAGTTTGGTAAAATAAATTATTCTTTTAGTAATAGATATTTGGCTTCTGTTACAGTGCGTAGAGATGGTTCTTCCAGGTTTGGAAAGAATAATCGATATGGAGTATTCCCGGCGGTAACAGCAGGTTGGAGGATAAGTAATGAAGACTTTTTTAATGAAATAGAAACCATTACCAATTTAAAATTAAGAGCAGGTTATGGAGAAGTGGGGAATCAGTCTATTGGCGATCTTGCCAGATTCGGACTATATGAAGCAAGATATGGCTCAACACTTTCGCAATATGCCAGTGGTTTCTTTGAGCAATATTATAATATAGGTACTGCTTATGATATTAATGGTAATAATACAGGAAATTTACCCTCTGGTTTTGTTTCTGTGCAGGCAGAGAATCCAGATCTTAAATGGGAAACGACCAAAGAATGGAACTTTGGGGTAGATTTTGGACTTTTTGATAATAAATTAAGTGGTTCTTTTGACTATTTTACCAGGGAAACGGTAGATATTTTAACCACGCCTCCAATTCCCTCAGTACTTGGGGAAGGTCAGCAACGGGTTTTAAACGGTGCAACAACCAAAACCAGAGGATGGGAGTTTGCCCTTGCGTATAGTACTACCTTCGAAAATGAACTTACTTTTTCAGTTTCAACTAATTTCTCTTCTTTTAGGGACGAGATCACTTTTCTTCCAGAAGAAGTACGGGCAGGATTCCCGGGAACAGCACAAAATTCTATATTGGGACATTCTCAATTTTCGATATTTGGCTATAAATCTGATGGTCTCTTCCAAAGTCAGGAAGATATAGATAGCTCGCCAGAACAGGTTGGGGCTCGCCCGGGAGGTATCAAATTTAAAGACCTTAATGGAGATAATGTTATAGATACAGATGACCGTGATTTTATAGGAACAACCTTACCAGATTTAGAATATGGTATAAGAATAAATCTTGGTTATAAGAACTGGGATTTCTCGGTATTTGGATCTGGAGTGACGGGAAGAATTGGTCAGGATCCTTACATATCCTGGAACAATTTTGTTCAGGGTAGGGAAAATGCGGGAATGGGAGTGCTAGACGCCTGGACACCAAATAATACCAATACCGATATTCCATCTTTATCGCTTGCCTTTAATGATTTGAGAACTTCAGATTATTTGTTCCGCAAAAATTCATATTTCAAGATTAGAAATGCGCAGCTGGGATATTCCCTATCCGACACTTTAATTGAAAAAATTGGTGTTTTAGAGAGCTTTAGAATCTATCTACAGGGAGAGAACTTGTTATGGTTTACACCTAATGATTATATAGGTTCAGATCCTGAAAGAACAGATGTGAATAGAATCCCAGTACCAACGGTGTTTTCTGTTGGCCTAAACATGAATTTTTAA
- a CDS encoding glycoside hydrolase family 32 protein, with translation MKKIVYLLVYMIIPVSFFTSCKETKEHAAPIKNQTKMTSVEIQKDEDFRPNFHFTPKNNWMNDPNGMFYFNGYFHLFFQYYPDDNVWGPMHWGHAVSSDMISWKEQPIAIYPDEKGYIFSGSAVVDKNNTSGFGKDGKTPIVAMFTYHDPKGEEKGAIDYQSQAIAYSLDEGQTWTKYEANPVIENPGIKDFRDPKVIWDGIHQQWIMVLAAHDKTLFYASKDLKNWTRQSEFGEGIGAHGGVWECPDFFPMYVEGTDEVKWVLIQSLNPGGYNGGSGTQYFIGDFDGKKFTPVEQMSNLDSNHPYWIDFGKDNYAGVTWANIPEENGRVLFLGWMSNWEYAQKVPTETWRSAMTVARELKLEKLDGKYLISSVPVKELQSYRSKKYKAQNVQIDGLTKIINAEKIALSSAEIRFEISDLEKTTYQFKLSNSVGDELLFGYDHSNNEFFINRSKAGQTDFSKEFTSEISTAPRISTANKFDGTIIIDRTSIELFFDEGKTVMTEIFFPNRPWETLSVQSMDVPFTLNEIEAYQLTFN, from the coding sequence ATGAAAAAAATAGTCTACTTACTAGTCTATATGATCATTCCTGTTAGCTTTTTTACGTCATGTAAAGAAACCAAAGAGCATGCAGCACCTATAAAAAATCAAACAAAAATGACTTCTGTCGAGATTCAGAAAGATGAGGATTTTAGGCCTAATTTTCACTTCACCCCCAAAAATAACTGGATGAACGACCCTAACGGTATGTTTTACTTTAACGGGTATTTTCATTTGTTTTTTCAATATTATCCAGATGATAATGTTTGGGGGCCTATGCATTGGGGCCATGCCGTTAGCAGCGATATGATTTCTTGGAAAGAACAGCCAATCGCGATCTACCCAGACGAGAAAGGATATATTTTCTCTGGTAGTGCCGTAGTAGATAAAAACAATACATCGGGTTTTGGTAAAGATGGTAAAACCCCAATTGTAGCCATGTTTACTTACCATGATCCAAAAGGAGAAGAAAAAGGAGCTATAGATTACCAGTCGCAGGCCATCGCATACAGTCTGGATGAAGGTCAAACCTGGACTAAATATGAGGCGAATCCGGTAATTGAAAATCCTGGTATTAAGGATTTCAGGGATCCAAAAGTGATCTGGGATGGAATTCACCAACAGTGGATTATGGTCTTGGCCGCACACGATAAAACACTATTTTATGCTTCTAAAGACCTTAAAAACTGGACTCGCCAATCTGAATTTGGTGAAGGTATTGGGGCACATGGCGGAGTTTGGGAATGCCCAGATTTCTTCCCAATGTATGTAGAAGGTACCGATGAGGTAAAATGGGTACTAATTCAAAGTCTTAATCCCGGCGGATATAATGGAGGATCTGGAACGCAATATTTTATTGGTGATTTTGACGGTAAAAAATTTACTCCGGTAGAACAAATGAGTAATCTGGACTCGAATCACCCATACTGGATAGATTTCGGAAAAGATAATTATGCGGGTGTTACCTGGGCTAATATTCCTGAGGAGAACGGAAGAGTATTGTTTTTGGGATGGATGTCCAACTGGGAATATGCGCAAAAAGTACCTACAGAAACCTGGCGTAGTGCCATGACTGTTGCTCGAGAGCTAAAACTTGAAAAACTGGATGGTAAATACCTTATTAGCTCAGTGCCGGTAAAAGAGTTGCAAAGCTATCGTAGTAAAAAATATAAAGCTCAAAATGTTCAGATTGATGGATTAACCAAGATCATTAATGCTGAAAAAATTGCGCTTAGCAGTGCAGAAATAAGATTTGAAATTTCTGATTTAGAGAAAACGACATACCAATTTAAACTTTCAAATTCAGTAGGAGATGAGCTTCTTTTTGGATATGATCACTCCAACAACGAGTTTTTTATCAATAGATCTAAAGCAGGTCAGACAGATTTCTCTAAAGAATTCACTTCAGAAATATCAACAGCACCACGAATTTCAACGGCAAATAAATTTGATGGAACGATCATAATAGACAGAACTTCTATTGAATTATTCTTTGATGAAGGAAAAACAGTGATGACTGAAATTTTCTTCCCAAATCGTCCCTGGGAAACGCTTTCAGTACAATCAATGGATGTCCCGTTTACCCTAAATGAAATAGAAGCCTACCAACTAACATTTAACTAA
- a CDS encoding sugar porter family MFS transporter, producing the protein MNKILTWSISAALAGFLFGFDTVVISGADKQLQALWNTSDAFHGSVVMAMALWGTVVGAIFGGIPTNKWGRKNTLVIIGILYFVSALGSGLVNDPISFAIFRFLGGLGVGASTIAAPAYVSEISPANKRGRLVSLYQFNIVLGILIAFLSNYLLRNTGAQPWRWMIGIEALPALLYILFVIFIPRSPRWLISKGRIEEAEKVLSMINPHIDSRKELREIQELDAKEQTGENIFLKKYRFPLILAFLIAFFNQLSGINAFLYYAPRIFESAGLGESTALLSSIGIGVVNLLFTLLGVFLIDRLGRTQLLLYGSIGYIISLSLVAAAFFLNWGGMWVPVFLFLFIASHAIGQGAVIWVFISEIFPNRLRASGQAFGSSTHWVLAAIIPSSIPFLFSTIGPGYVFAFFAFMMVLQLVFVIFMMPETKGKSLEELSEQLSINK; encoded by the coding sequence ATGAATAAAATTCTAACCTGGTCCATAAGTGCTGCACTTGCTGGTTTTTTATTTGGTTTTGATACTGTGGTCATTTCAGGAGCCGACAAGCAGCTTCAGGCACTATGGAATACTTCAGATGCTTTTCATGGATCTGTTGTGATGGCGATGGCCTTATGGGGAACTGTGGTAGGTGCTATTTTTGGAGGTATTCCCACCAATAAATGGGGAAGAAAGAACACACTTGTAATAATAGGAATACTATATTTTGTATCTGCTTTGGGATCAGGCCTTGTTAATGATCCTATTTCTTTTGCAATTTTTCGTTTTCTTGGAGGCCTTGGAGTAGGGGCTTCAACCATTGCCGCACCGGCTTATGTATCTGAGATTTCACCAGCCAATAAAAGGGGAAGACTGGTGTCTCTTTATCAGTTTAATATCGTATTGGGTATTTTAATAGCATTCTTGTCGAACTATTTGTTGCGTAATACCGGAGCTCAACCCTGGCGGTGGATGATAGGTATAGAAGCATTGCCCGCGCTCCTATACATTCTATTTGTCATATTTATTCCTAGAAGCCCAAGGTGGCTAATTTCCAAAGGAAGAATTGAGGAAGCAGAAAAAGTGCTATCTATGATCAATCCGCATATCGATTCTCGAAAGGAGTTGCGTGAGATACAGGAGTTAGATGCTAAAGAACAAACAGGAGAAAATATCTTTCTGAAAAAGTATCGTTTTCCTTTGATTCTTGCATTTTTGATAGCTTTTTTTAACCAGCTTTCGGGGATAAATGCCTTTTTATATTATGCTCCAAGAATATTTGAATCTGCCGGTTTAGGGGAAAGCACTGCACTTTTAAGTAGTATTGGAATTGGAGTGGTGAATCTTCTGTTTACGCTTCTGGGAGTTTTTTTAATAGATCGACTTGGTAGAACACAACTTTTACTCTATGGCTCCATAGGTTATATAATCTCTCTTTCTCTTGTAGCTGCCGCTTTTTTCTTGAATTGGGGAGGAATGTGGGTTCCGGTTTTCCTTTTCCTTTTTATAGCATCCCACGCCATAGGACAGGGAGCGGTGATATGGGTATTTATCTCTGAAATATTTCCAAACCGTTTACGTGCATCAGGCCAGGCATTTGGTTCTTCAACGCATTGGGTACTCGCAGCAATTATTCCATCAAGTATTCCATTTCTTTTTAGCACTATAGGTCCTGGATATGTATTTGCCTTCTTCGCTTTTATGATGGTACTGCAATTGGTCTTCGTGATTTTTATGATGCCAGAAACGAAGGGAAAATCCCTGGAAGAGCTAAGTGAACAACTTTCTATAAACAAATAA